One stretch of Leptospira bouyouniensis DNA includes these proteins:
- a CDS encoding LBF_2017 N-terminal domain-containing protein, giving the protein MKQTLTLILTVLFLILGSLESKPKRELRILIDADAEAKFELELWQDKPNETEASIAPKPPEVIQFKGNRITVTPKDDFEYFRVRRLGDYGAKGFWTQVYSTNVDPSSPLSVPKEFVSKKTFEPKPIPKKIVSVVSYESFVIVKEKEETRFLTKDFITVAPVDDASGVAEVRYRINDGQWNSAKSLASIPFSEEGEYKLLYFSIDMAGNKEPIQIIDFVRDTKPPETSVEWIGSQTKGKGNMNFLSPDSKIRFVAKDNRSGLKDILYSTTCQSGTQAEFKSFTSDLSVVNLKTECKGSFQIFYYAIDQVGNEEAVKTLNFQLGSETN; this is encoded by the coding sequence ATGAAACAAACACTCACTCTCATCCTTACCGTTTTATTTCTAATTTTAGGTTCCCTTGAATCCAAACCCAAAAGGGAACTTCGGATCTTGATTGATGCAGATGCAGAAGCTAAATTCGAATTAGAACTTTGGCAAGATAAACCAAATGAAACCGAAGCATCCATAGCACCAAAACCTCCAGAAGTCATCCAATTCAAAGGGAATCGAATCACAGTCACACCAAAAGACGACTTCGAATACTTTCGAGTACGTAGGTTAGGTGATTATGGAGCCAAAGGTTTTTGGACTCAAGTGTATTCTACAAATGTTGACCCAAGTAGTCCACTTTCTGTACCCAAAGAGTTTGTTTCGAAAAAAACCTTTGAACCAAAACCAATTCCCAAAAAAATTGTCTCAGTTGTATCTTACGAAAGTTTTGTGATCGTTAAAGAAAAAGAAGAAACTCGATTCCTTACAAAGGATTTTATCACAGTTGCACCAGTTGATGATGCATCTGGTGTTGCAGAAGTGCGTTACCGTATCAATGACGGTCAATGGAATTCGGCAAAATCACTGGCATCGATTCCTTTTTCTGAGGAAGGCGAATACAAACTTCTTTATTTTTCAATTGATATGGCAGGGAATAAAGAACCCATTCAAATCATTGATTTTGTGCGTGATACAAAACCACCTGAAACGAGTGTGGAATGGATTGGTTCCCAAACAAAAGGCAAAGGGAATATGAATTTTTTATCACCAGATTCAAAAATCAGATTTGTAGCAAAAGACAATCGCAGTGGGCTCAAAGATATTTTGTATTCGACTACTTGCCAATCGGGAACACAAGCTGAATTCAAATCATTTACTTCTGATTTATCTGTTGTGAATTTAAAAACGGAATGTAAAGGTTCTTTCCAAATTTTTTATTATGCGATAGACCAAGTAGGAAATGAAGAAGCTGTCAAAACATTGAATTTCCAACTGGGAAGTGAAACGAATTAA
- a CDS encoding FecR domain-containing protein has protein sequence MRKSILTILVLIIMICQLPLMAEPDAALEPITITVQKGETLSLISERHLSDPKRWPELLKHNKIPNPDLIKPGLTLIVPVFLRKPVVGVTEFVMGQVEWNGTGGKGPWVPLKLGQELHPNDQIKTSGKGKTDIHINQVGMVRILNNSHFEVKGEDKKGGPVTVALFKGSLDAKVTKSNPPTTTHKFNIVSPSSTAGVRGTEFRVELDEKLSSTISCFEGVVDVNAQGKTVELTQGMATFVEKGKSPVQPYKIPEAPRIKEE, from the coding sequence ATGAGAAAGTCCATACTAACAATCCTAGTACTTATCATAATGATCTGCCAATTGCCTCTTATGGCAGAACCAGATGCGGCATTGGAACCCATTACCATCACCGTACAAAAGGGAGAGACACTTTCTCTCATCTCAGAACGCCACCTCTCGGATCCGAAACGTTGGCCTGAACTACTCAAACACAACAAAATCCCAAACCCTGATTTAATCAAACCAGGTTTGACTTTAATTGTCCCTGTCTTCCTCCGAAAGCCTGTCGTTGGTGTGACTGAATTTGTAATGGGTCAGGTTGAATGGAATGGAACAGGTGGGAAAGGTCCATGGGTTCCACTCAAACTAGGCCAAGAACTCCACCCCAATGACCAAATCAAAACGAGCGGAAAAGGTAAAACTGACATTCACATCAACCAAGTCGGAATGGTTCGTATCTTAAACAATAGCCATTTTGAAGTGAAGGGTGAAGATAAAAAAGGTGGGCCTGTAACGGTTGCTCTCTTCAAAGGAAGCCTCGACGCGAAAGTAACAAAAAGTAACCCACCAACAACCACGCATAAATTCAACATTGTAAGCCCTTCTTCGACTGCGGGTGTACGAGGGACTGAATTCCGTGTGGAATTAGATGAAAAACTTAGTTCTACAATTTCTTGTTTTGAGGGTGTTGTCGATGTCAATGCGCAAGGGAAAACGGTAGAACTCACACAAGGGATGGCAACTTTTGTTGAAAAAGGAAAATCCCCTGTTCAACCTTATAAAATTCCAGAAGCACCACGTATCAAAGAAGAATAG
- a CDS encoding MFS transporter — MKKNLSLAIFQHKDFRFFIVARFFMVLAINIQATIVGWQVYELTGSVLDLGLVGLFEAIPSILVALYAGHLADLRDRRNIIVVCLFFLLLCSLTLFAFTGPLYYLLETYKAYPIFLVILVSGIARGFISPAIFSFVTQLVPREHYPHSAAWMGTSFQAGAVIGPALGGIVYGSLGIEWAYGLDSICIGLPFLLFFWIRKRSLPERKEKEALKDSLLKGLRFVLKNEIMLGAMALDMFAVLFGGAVALLPVFAKDILFVGSEGLGYLRAAPSFGALLMAYYLTYKPPLEKSGKVLLSCVFGFGICMLVFGLSTSFYISLFALFLSGVFDSVSVVVRSTIMQTMTPEEMRGRVSAINKVFIGSSNEIGAFESGVSAKFLGTVGSVVFGATMTVFIVIFTYRMAPKLKELELKNWV; from the coding sequence ATGAAAAAAAATCTTTCTTTGGCCATTTTCCAACACAAGGACTTTCGATTTTTTATCGTAGCTCGTTTTTTTATGGTCCTTGCGATCAATATCCAAGCAACCATTGTTGGATGGCAGGTTTATGAGCTTACAGGGAGTGTGCTAGATCTTGGCCTTGTCGGTTTATTCGAAGCAATCCCATCGATTCTTGTTGCACTTTATGCAGGCCACCTAGCAGATCTTCGAGATCGTCGCAATATCATCGTAGTTTGTCTCTTTTTTTTACTTCTATGTTCTCTCACATTATTTGCTTTTACTGGGCCTTTGTATTATTTGTTAGAAACCTATAAAGCGTATCCCATATTTCTCGTGATTTTGGTATCTGGCATTGCTCGTGGATTTATCTCCCCTGCCATCTTTAGTTTTGTTACCCAACTGGTACCAAGAGAACACTACCCACACTCTGCTGCATGGATGGGAACTTCTTTCCAAGCTGGGGCAGTCATTGGTCCTGCTCTTGGAGGGATCGTTTATGGAAGTTTAGGAATTGAATGGGCGTATGGACTCGATAGTATTTGTATTGGTCTCCCTTTCCTTTTATTCTTTTGGATCCGTAAACGAAGTTTACCTGAACGTAAGGAAAAGGAAGCGTTAAAAGATAGTTTACTCAAAGGACTTCGGTTTGTTTTAAAGAACGAAATCATGTTAGGTGCAATGGCACTCGATATGTTTGCGGTTTTATTCGGTGGTGCAGTTGCCTTACTCCCTGTATTTGCAAAAGACATTTTATTTGTAGGCTCCGAAGGACTTGGGTATTTACGTGCTGCCCCCTCATTTGGTGCTTTACTAATGGCCTACTACTTAACTTACAAACCCCCTCTTGAAAAATCAGGTAAGGTTTTACTTTCTTGTGTATTTGGTTTTGGAATTTGTATGTTGGTGTTTGGGCTTTCTACTTCGTTCTATATCTCACTTTTCGCATTATTTTTATCTGGAGTTTTTGATAGTGTATCCGTTGTCGTTCGATCAACCATTATGCAAACAATGACACCAGAAGAGATGAGAGGTCGAGTGAGTGCCATCAACAAGGTATTCATCGGTTCCTCAAATGAAATTGGAGCCTTCGAATCTGGAGTTTCTGCCAAGTTTTTAGGCACCGTTGGGTCAGTTGTGTTCGGTGCCACAATGACTGTTTTTATTGTGATTTTTACTTACAGAATGGCTCCAAAACTAAAAGAACTCGAACTGAAAAACTGGGTTTAA
- a CDS encoding LIC11755 family lipoprotein yields MNRCLYILLFLFVSCNSNGNSPFYFFPSEISDSPEFHFEYGKKDSQIHTNRSNQLLHYENGVLCVFSIPIQLYNKELGAKFRICWKMDEVSSVRWQNGFELLNLPQNEYSHFQEIGKDWKVSLTDYGKWKVSRDKNPPILEWKQQIWSTGHVSYQTFAIPHPTFIQKSNTVCEVVFRSFALHVTENKTKVIVFEFPCPNIDSILESVLTQNQSWLSNCKVESPIVSESFRHTESNFQRFLEWENPNEYVICPFADSLVRKKENEIIGFQSEEFRNRSRLVLPNGILLLSDDPKYQGIPIPKHFLAELGTEESISFGDSTFNDSQFFFKQGEEFFSNQIKTTSCRDQMNIWKTEQLFCGNPGLPNGMEKDEINATIPGCTENQIKLTEFYPGNHKETGFPLPSFFEFQNKGDVCDVSSLNWIYEGVTYPLSAKEKILLKDDVLVLTREPWIGWNLSETVKPFTIPKVVFQIPSHSIQNRKSKNTIQYEPSPNRIHLLRRGDQNLFSIYIDDIETPHPKSVCQKDLLSFGFQLSPGKHESTIVKQLASQLLEFAVTPFPFLDFGYSELEEGIGSFRTVATKEYFYWKPALTGVLSFGYGSSLCNGEKLYQLPPEFFSNHFNSVEYLDKDTSQIVLSQWTDSILTEKSHGDTRSLHPEPAPIYFSSSLRPSATCPGIWRSPGIGKQRSLEIIKANTEEKYHTNLFLDSLIEVQIGNVRQKQQINILPLSNKTFSLQLANVNLGIPEEQIYSYFSHPELVKSVGFLEKKGPVQIEAIFPNPIQSQNEWIYICNRSTNPEDLSEYSIEDETSIDLIVPYQTRFPNSNPKGIHGNGFITNDSILHPSTCAWIVDPDGKDWYLPIFHSESDRLLTVISTQTIGNGISSGEYLQLKKRVNGETILISAFGHKESANPFRKHVNTGEYLWLKKEKDGINIDHFEIYREEN; encoded by the coding sequence GTGAATCGATGTTTGTATATTTTACTATTTCTCTTTGTTTCCTGTAATTCAAATGGAAATTCTCCTTTTTATTTCTTTCCCAGTGAGATTAGTGACTCTCCTGAATTTCATTTTGAATACGGTAAAAAGGATTCGCAGATCCATACCAATCGATCCAATCAGTTACTTCATTATGAAAATGGAGTTTTATGTGTTTTTTCGATCCCTATTCAATTATATAACAAAGAGTTAGGTGCTAAATTTCGGATTTGTTGGAAGATGGATGAGGTAAGTTCTGTCCGTTGGCAAAATGGATTTGAACTCCTTAATCTGCCCCAAAATGAATACTCTCATTTCCAAGAAATAGGAAAGGATTGGAAAGTTTCCTTAACCGATTATGGAAAATGGAAGGTGAGTCGAGATAAAAATCCGCCAATTCTCGAATGGAAACAACAAATTTGGTCAACGGGTCATGTTTCCTACCAAACCTTTGCCATTCCTCATCCCACCTTTATCCAAAAATCAAACACAGTGTGTGAAGTTGTGTTTCGGTCATTTGCACTTCATGTCACTGAAAACAAAACAAAGGTGATCGTATTTGAATTTCCCTGTCCCAACATTGATTCCATTTTGGAATCAGTTTTAACACAAAACCAAAGTTGGTTATCCAATTGCAAGGTAGAATCACCTATCGTTTCCGAATCATTTCGTCACACAGAATCCAACTTCCAACGATTTCTGGAATGGGAAAATCCGAATGAGTATGTAATTTGCCCATTTGCTGACTCACTCGTAAGGAAGAAAGAAAATGAAATCATTGGATTTCAATCCGAAGAGTTTCGGAATCGCAGTCGTTTGGTATTGCCAAACGGAATTTTACTTCTTTCCGATGATCCTAAATACCAAGGAATTCCCATACCAAAACATTTTTTAGCTGAACTGGGAACTGAAGAAAGCATCAGTTTTGGAGATTCAACTTTCAATGATTCCCAATTTTTTTTCAAACAAGGGGAAGAATTTTTCTCAAACCAGATAAAAACTACTTCTTGCCGAGACCAAATGAATATTTGGAAAACAGAACAATTGTTTTGTGGAAATCCTGGTTTACCCAATGGAATGGAAAAAGATGAAATCAATGCAACAATTCCAGGATGCACAGAAAACCAAATCAAACTCACTGAGTTTTATCCAGGGAATCATAAAGAAACAGGTTTTCCTCTCCCTTCATTTTTTGAATTCCAAAACAAAGGTGATGTTTGTGATGTATCATCTTTAAATTGGATCTATGAAGGAGTCACATACCCTCTATCTGCGAAAGAAAAAATACTTCTAAAAGATGATGTTTTGGTCCTCACAAGAGAACCTTGGATTGGTTGGAATTTATCCGAAACGGTAAAACCATTTACCATTCCAAAAGTTGTTTTTCAAATTCCTTCCCATTCGATCCAAAATCGAAAATCAAAAAATACGATTCAATACGAGCCAAGTCCCAATCGAATCCACTTATTAAGAAGAGGAGACCAAAACTTGTTTTCCATTTATATCGATGATATTGAGACTCCGCATCCAAAATCTGTGTGCCAAAAAGACTTGCTATCATTTGGATTCCAATTGAGCCCAGGGAAACACGAAAGCACTATCGTAAAACAATTGGCTAGCCAACTTTTGGAATTTGCCGTCACTCCATTTCCGTTTTTGGATTTTGGTTATTCTGAATTAGAAGAAGGTATTGGTTCCTTCCGAACTGTTGCAACTAAGGAGTATTTCTATTGGAAACCAGCATTAACCGGTGTTTTAAGTTTTGGATACGGATCTAGTCTTTGTAACGGAGAAAAACTTTACCAGTTACCTCCTGAATTTTTTTCCAATCATTTTAATTCTGTGGAATACTTAGATAAAGATACTTCACAAATAGTTTTGTCACAATGGACAGATTCCATTCTGACAGAAAAATCACATGGCGATACTCGTTCCCTCCATCCTGAACCTGCACCGATTTACTTTTCTTCATCACTTCGACCATCTGCTACTTGCCCTGGAATTTGGAGGAGTCCTGGGATTGGAAAACAGAGGAGTTTGGAAATCATCAAAGCAAACACAGAAGAGAAGTATCATACTAATTTATTTCTCGATTCATTGATTGAAGTCCAAATAGGTAATGTAAGGCAAAAACAACAGATAAACATACTTCCCTTATCAAATAAAACCTTTTCACTTCAGCTAGCAAACGTTAATTTAGGTATTCCTGAAGAACAGATATATTCCTACTTCTCTCACCCAGAGCTTGTTAAATCTGTTGGATTTTTAGAAAAGAAAGGTCCGGTTCAGATTGAAGCCATTTTTCCCAATCCAATTCAATCACAGAACGAATGGATTTATATATGCAATCGATCTACAAATCCAGAAGACTTAAGTGAATATTCGATAGAAGATGAAACCTCAATCGATCTGATTGTGCCATACCAAACTCGGTTTCCGAATTCAAACCCGAAAGGGATTCATGGGAATGGATTTATCACTAACGATTCGATCCTTCATCCTTCTACCTGCGCTTGGATCGTCGATCCAGATGGTAAGGATTGGTATTTGCCAATCTTCCATTCGGAATCAGACCGTTTATTGACCGTAATATCAACGCAAACTATAGGGAATGGAATTTCATCAGGTGAGTATCTACAATTAAAAAAAAGAGTCAATGGAGAAACCATACTCATATCTGCTTTTGGGCATAAAGAAAGTGCCAATCCTTTTCGAAAACATGTGAACACAGGCGAATACCTTTGGTTAAAAAAAGAGAAAGACGGAATAAACATCGATCACTTTGAAATCTATCGTGAGGAAAATTGA
- a CDS encoding LA_2168 family protein produces MFFYPLNSLLAIGWEVGIYGYELFLKENLNQKYKQSEVPGWDFHFQKLGKVFTSEPYLNRISGESMFVGLKDKNNKNQILWDLDIKLTTGPDTGLRNYYLGKNHYFGYITNQFFLGVGRREHLFSPKSFSTHYDGGDGLFLELKPLELLTFQFFLWDFYSGSILLSKDQFRSLLQLPNEKDQYQTNNVTSFRRNHHRRQSFGFVYGKSLVLRSGFHYLEFGSLGPYNKDHPHETKINEADGDSLFSGNFGFGFHTEQFSFDIDFLWCKGNDRTRSQIASQPGSIPIAGEAIQVGGEFRFGRFKFRNSHMLSDRAEKNEKQQIVKEGFISLGSHPSQTPYISQIFRLFPSAAVTENGYEKNFAIIEGRSFGYLSELVLVFQYEQFFIKWIGNYFVPYKQIGPSDGRISFQNREFERFFIGEGMVEISVNDGFGFELGVGMSKLFLPESFGIHSNFGYVYGRLQI; encoded by the coding sequence ATGTTCTTTTACCCATTGAATTCATTGCTAGCGATTGGATGGGAGGTTGGAATTTATGGTTACGAATTGTTTTTAAAAGAAAACTTAAATCAAAAATACAAACAATCAGAAGTTCCCGGTTGGGACTTTCATTTTCAAAAATTGGGAAAAGTATTTACAAGTGAACCATATTTAAATCGTATCTCCGGAGAATCTATGTTTGTTGGTCTAAAAGATAAAAATAACAAAAATCAGATCCTTTGGGATTTAGACATAAAATTAACAACAGGTCCAGATACAGGTCTCAGAAATTATTATCTAGGAAAAAATCATTACTTTGGTTATATAACAAATCAATTTTTTCTTGGAGTAGGAAGAAGGGAACATCTCTTTTCACCAAAAAGTTTTAGTACACATTATGATGGAGGTGATGGTTTATTCTTAGAACTTAAACCTTTGGAGCTTTTGACATTTCAATTCTTTCTTTGGGATTTTTATTCGGGATCAATTCTTTTGTCAAAAGATCAATTTCGAAGTTTGTTACAGTTGCCAAATGAAAAAGATCAATACCAAACAAACAATGTGACTTCATTTCGAAGAAACCATCACCGACGGCAAAGTTTTGGATTCGTATATGGTAAATCATTGGTTTTACGATCAGGATTTCATTATTTGGAATTCGGAAGTTTAGGTCCATATAACAAAGACCATCCACATGAAACGAAAATAAATGAAGCAGATGGAGACTCTTTGTTTTCAGGGAATTTTGGATTTGGTTTTCATACGGAACAATTTTCCTTTGATATAGATTTTTTGTGGTGTAAAGGAAATGACCGGACACGTTCACAAATTGCAAGTCAACCAGGTTCGATTCCTATTGCAGGAGAGGCAATTCAAGTTGGAGGCGAATTTCGATTCGGTCGTTTTAAGTTTCGGAATTCTCATATGCTATCTGATCGTGCAGAAAAGAATGAAAAACAACAAATTGTAAAAGAAGGTTTTATTTCCTTAGGGTCTCACCCAAGCCAAACACCCTACATTTCTCAAATCTTTCGTTTGTTTCCTTCTGCGGCTGTGACTGAAAATGGTTATGAAAAAAACTTTGCCATCATTGAAGGTCGATCTTTCGGATACTTATCAGAATTAGTTTTGGTTTTTCAATATGAACAATTCTTCATTAAGTGGATCGGGAATTATTTTGTGCCATACAAGCAGATTGGACCAAGTGATGGAAGGATCAGTTTCCAAAATCGTGAGTTTGAAAGGTTTTTCATCGGAGAAGGAATGGTTGAGATATCTGTAAACGATGGGTTTGGATTTGAACTGGGAGTTGGAATGTCTAAATTATTTTTACCGGAATCATTTGGGATTCATTCCAATTTTGGATATGTGTATGGAAGGTTACAAATTTGA
- a CDS encoding glutathione S-transferase family protein, whose amino-acid sequence MKLYGSITSPYVRRIRFLCLELGIPFEMVDTLTEAGQKELREKNPLWKVPYLESGDLKIWDSHTITDYILSTKGNGNFRPKEGDHYYREANLLTAIDQALDNAILLFYLNKEGIKPDAAPYLTKNALRISSILDYVKRELSGNFFFSDKKVGLSEIALYSTLDWIRFRSVLPILEEEIFVNFLNFHGPNKSWMETAPK is encoded by the coding sequence ATGAAATTATACGGTAGCATCACATCTCCCTATGTCAGACGGATTCGTTTCCTTTGTTTAGAATTGGGAATTCCCTTTGAAATGGTAGACACCTTGACGGAAGCTGGGCAAAAAGAACTTAGAGAAAAAAATCCACTTTGGAAAGTGCCTTACTTAGAATCAGGTGATTTAAAAATTTGGGACAGCCATACCATCACCGACTACATCCTTTCCACAAAGGGGAATGGAAACTTCCGTCCGAAAGAGGGAGATCATTATTACCGAGAAGCAAACCTTCTCACAGCCATTGACCAAGCTCTCGACAATGCTATCCTTTTGTTTTATCTGAATAAAGAAGGGATAAAACCTGATGCAGCACCGTACTTAACAAAAAATGCACTTAGGATTAGTTCTATTCTCGATTACGTCAAACGCGAGTTAAGTGGCAATTTTTTCTTTTCTGATAAAAAAGTTGGTTTATCTGAAATCGCGTTGTACTCCACTCTCGATTGGATCCGATTCCGGTCGGTTTTGCCGATTCTGGAAGAAGAGATATTTGTGAATTTTCTCAATTTCCATGGTCCAAACAAATCATGGATGGAAACTGCACCAAAGTAG
- a CDS encoding NUDIX hydrolase, which yields MKERKNWKDLFPTPIYTLASFDIKLPRVEKEKTYYVLKSKNWVNVVPITKSGDILLIKQYRHGIGEESLEIPGGIVDDEGPNAELDSVIRELREETGYATDLSKIRLLSKFSGNPAMFTNWSYSYVAYDVEPTHDVEFDEGEDIEIVLKSPKEVKQLLLDGTIHHPHMAAALGIYFLQLE from the coding sequence TTGAAAGAACGAAAAAATTGGAAAGATTTATTCCCAACTCCCATTTATACCTTAGCATCATTTGATATCAAACTCCCACGAGTAGAGAAAGAAAAAACATATTATGTTTTGAAATCTAAAAACTGGGTGAATGTTGTCCCAATCACAAAGTCTGGAGACATTTTACTCATCAAACAATACAGACATGGGATCGGAGAAGAGAGTTTAGAAATTCCAGGAGGAATTGTCGATGATGAAGGACCAAATGCAGAATTGGATTCTGTCATCCGAGAACTCAGAGAAGAAACTGGGTATGCTACTGATCTTTCCAAAATCCGATTGTTATCCAAATTTTCAGGTAACCCTGCCATGTTTACCAATTGGTCTTATTCCTATGTTGCCTATGATGTAGAGCCAACTCACGATGTAGAATTTGATGAAGGTGAAGATATTGAAATTGTATTAAAATCACCCAAGGAAGTCAAACAACTGTTACTAGATGGAACCATTCATCACCCCCATATGGCAGCAGCACTTGGGATCTATTTTTTACAATTGGAATAG
- a CDS encoding phospholipase D-like domain-containing protein has product MKADSFGLKQRFVTIIIALLSIQCHSQKSKLDLSSLLYAQPPLNEIYFSYPGRNVSIEKKRIVKDVILSEIRKSKESIRMYVYSLDDYEILTELYLKQRSGVNIQIFGDKEEEYPELESLGFQVVRWVGSGIHHTKIIIFDRFRLFLGTGNFTSHGLETDHNVYWIQTISNEESDQLISTLEGKNPLGRLRIGRLDYIFAPEAGFEIQSQLLDAIDGAKSSIQYLIYSHFDPVMTWKLMQAANRGVFIQGIYNVPINPEGEFLSQNLHFPSQIWEDGNVDFIFKDDVYKGGLLHHKTMLVDGKDVYVGSYNYSVSARDKNKEIFVKISHPLVMNEFLMEWKRIQLNAIPISRAALLENTNSQSLLKSYTIQTFQNDLFETNLFFQKAGNLDSNSTALSKQYLNSLGLQTMSNGTQEGTTTERFEFSSIQFDPIWEKSEVDKSTLHLQSYFFGTKVTLSSGEPVLSISIWDGSSPKENIPLDGMSFAMGRSDFRVGKNLWMWVRTENRVLSFCHTKQKGVVPIWMVYLINRIFTKQNQTLTCSSG; this is encoded by the coding sequence TTGAAAGCAGATTCATTTGGATTGAAACAAAGATTTGTGACTATAATCATTGCGTTATTGTCCATACAATGCCATTCTCAAAAATCCAAACTTGATCTATCATCCTTATTATACGCCCAACCTCCATTAAACGAAATCTATTTTTCTTACCCTGGGCGAAATGTTTCCATAGAGAAAAAGAGAATTGTCAAAGATGTGATTTTATCTGAAATCCGAAAATCCAAAGAATCGATTCGAATGTATGTGTATTCTTTAGATGATTACGAAATTTTAACAGAATTATATTTAAAACAAAGGTCAGGAGTAAACATCCAAATTTTTGGTGATAAGGAAGAAGAATATCCAGAATTAGAATCGCTTGGATTTCAAGTTGTTAGATGGGTTGGTTCCGGGATTCATCATACCAAAATCATCATTTTTGATCGATTCAGATTATTTTTAGGAACTGGAAATTTTACCTCTCATGGTTTGGAAACTGATCACAATGTATACTGGATTCAAACAATTTCCAATGAAGAATCAGACCAACTTATTTCCACCTTAGAAGGAAAAAATCCACTAGGGAGATTAAGAATTGGGAGGTTAGATTATATATTCGCCCCAGAAGCCGGTTTTGAAATCCAGTCACAACTACTGGATGCAATTGATGGCGCAAAATCCTCAATCCAATATTTAATATACTCACATTTTGATCCTGTTATGACTTGGAAGTTAATGCAAGCTGCGAATAGGGGAGTTTTCATACAAGGCATTTATAATGTTCCCATCAATCCGGAAGGTGAGTTTCTCAGTCAAAACTTACATTTTCCATCTCAAATATGGGAAGATGGGAATGTCGATTTTATTTTTAAAGATGATGTCTACAAAGGAGGTTTGTTACATCACAAAACGATGTTAGTTGATGGAAAAGATGTATATGTAGGTTCTTACAATTATTCTGTTTCAGCTAGAGACAAAAATAAAGAAATTTTTGTAAAAATTTCTCATCCTTTGGTAATGAATGAATTTTTAATGGAATGGAAAAGGATACAATTGAATGCAATACCAATTTCTCGCGCTGCCTTACTAGAAAATACAAATAGCCAATCTCTACTAAAATCATACACGATTCAAACATTTCAGAATGATTTATTCGAAACCAATTTATTTTTCCAAAAAGCAGGGAACCTGGACTCTAATTCCACAGCTTTGTCCAAACAATACCTAAATTCACTAGGGTTACAAACAATGTCCAATGGAACACAAGAAGGGACCACGACCGAACGATTTGAATTCAGTTCGATTCAATTCGACCCCATTTGGGAAAAAAGTGAAGTGGACAAGTCCACACTTCACTTACAAAGTTACTTTTTTGGTACAAAGGTTACGTTATCAAGCGGTGAACCTGTGTTATCGATTTCAATTTGGGACGGGTCAAGTCCGAAGGAAAACATTCCACTCGATGGGATGTCCTTCGCAATGGGTCGATCCGATTTTCGCGTTGGTAAAAATCTTTGGATGTGGGTTCGAACAGAGAATCGAGTTTTATCTTTCTGTCATACAAAACAAAAAGGAGTTGTACCAATTTGGATGGTGTATTTAATAAATCGGATCTTTACAAAACAGAATCAAACTCTTACTTGTTCCTCAGGTTAG